The Streptomyces uncialis genomic interval CTGTGCCGGATTCCCGGACTCGCGGTCGACAAGGTGACGGCTGATTCCCTGGGCGACCAGCGGGTCGGTGTGGTCGGCCCGGAGCTCCAGACCTGTGTGGTGACCCGTCGGCACAGCGCGGAGCCGTATCTCTCGGCCGTCATGGTGGCGCGGCCCGGGCTGATGCGGCTGTTCGAGGGGCTGGCGGGCGACGGCGTGCCCGCGCCGGGGTGGCGGGGCACCGGTTCGCTCACGGGGAACCGTCAGGTCGTCCGTACCGAGTGCGGGGACCGGCGGATGGGGTTCCTGATGGCGGGGACGAGCGAGGAACAGGCCGCCGCCTTCGCCAACTCCGCCGCCGACCGGCTGGGTTGTGCCGCGGTGGCGCCGCGCCCCTGACCCCCGTACCGACCCGCCCGACGAGATCCGTCCCGTGTTCCGACTTCCCCTGGGGGACCGCACCATCATGGCCGACGTACCGCGCACCGGGGGTTCCCCGCTCACCCCCGTGACACCGTCCGACGGGCCCCGCCGCCGGTGGCATCCGCGTGGGCTGCTGCGCGGCGCTCCGGGTGCCGCCCTGATCGCGGCGGTCACCGGTGCGCTGCTCGGTGCGGGACTGACCGCGTGGGGCTCGGGATCGGGGCCGTTCGCGCGTTCGGCGGCCGACTGGTGCGGGGGCACCTTCGCGGACGGTGATGTCGAGCGGCTGTTCCGGGGGGTGGGGGATGTCCGGCAGGCCGAACTGCCGCTGTGGGAGGGGCGGCGCAGCCTCGCGGGACCGGCCGGGACCTGTCGGCTCACCACGGAGAACTGGCAGGTCACCGTGCGGGTGCACCGGTTGGACACGGAGTGGACCGGTGAGGGGCGCTGGGCGAACGAGTTCCTGGCCGCGCGGCTGAGCCCGCTGGGCGGCGGCCTGCTGGGGATGGCCTCGGACACCCGGGCCTGGCTGGCCGTGCCGGACGGCTGCGAGGGCAGGCCCGGCGAGGGTGAGGGGCCGACCGTGGTCGACATATCCAGCGGTTCGGCCGGTCCCCGCGACGATGTCGACGTGACGGACCGGGCCGCGCTGGCCCGGTCGGTGGTCCGCGCGGTGAACGGTCTCCTCGCCGGGGAGGACTGCGCGGGCAGGCTCGCGGACCCGGTGAAGGGCCTGCCCGAGCCTCCGGAGCACCAGGCCGAGGCGCCGGACGCGCTGTGCGGTGTGAAGGGGCTGCGGCTGCCCGGGAAGCGGGAGTTCGACGAGAGGCGTCCGCTGATCACCCGGGGCGCGGGCCCGGTCCGCACCTGCGACCGGGGCGAGAGCCCGCGGCGGCCCGGTCTGCGGCTGATGACGGTCACGGACCCACGGCTCGCGCGGGTCTTCGACCGGCTCGTCCGGTCGTCCGGCGCCCCGGTCCGCCATGAGCGCGGGCGTGGGGTGCTGCGTGCCGACCTCGGGGCGTTCCAGGCCGACTGCCCCACCGGTCCTGTGGTGTTCCTGGTGGCGGCGGACGACGGGGACCGGGCCGCGGACATCCGGGCGGTGTTCCCGGGGTACGTGCGCGCCGAGGCGGAGCGGGTCGGGTGCGGGACGGTCAGGGTGACACTGCCGGGTCCGGCGGCGTCGGGGTGACGCCGCCGGGTCCGGCGGTCCGGCCCTTGGTTCCGGTCGAGGGCTCCCGGCCCCGGGCTGGGCCGGGGGCGGGAGCGGGGCGCTTCAGGCGGGTTCCCCGCGGTAGGTACCGAAGGCCCAGGCGTTGCCCTCCGGGTCCTCGACGGTGAACCCCCGGCTGCCGTAGGGGCGGTCCTGGATCTCGCGGGTGATCCTGACGCCCGCGTCCGCGAGCCGCCTGTACAGGGCGTCGACATGGTCGGTGACGACGTACGCGCCGGCCGTGCCGGGCCTGAGGGTCACGGGGCTGTCCGGGCGGTACGACCCGAGCATGACTCCCCCGCCCTCGGGCCAGTCCAGCTGGGCGTGTTCGACGATCTCTCCGTCCTGGTACACGGCCGTGCGGCGGAAGCCGACGGTGCCGACGAGGAAGTCGATCAGCGCGGGCGCGTCGTGGGCCTGGAGGGTGAGCCAGACGCCCGCGTCCTGCCGGGTCCCGGTGGCGGCGCGGACGGCCTCGCTCTTGGTCTCGTGGATGCTCCGGTTGCTGTTCATGCCTCCCACTGTGCTTCGTACCGATGGGCACCGGCTTGGATATTCCGGCACTCCTCGGCGAGCCACGCGGTGGGGCTGACCCCGGTGTACTGATGGAAGTCCCGGACCAAGTGGGAGTGGTCGAAGTAGCCGCATCCGGCGGCCACCCCGGACAGGTCCAGCGGGCCGCCGCCGGCCGCGCGGACCACCGCGGACCGGGCGTGCTGGAAGCGCATCATGCGGGCCGCCTGTTTGGGGCTCAGCCCGGTCTCGGCGC includes:
- a CDS encoding VOC family protein — protein: MNSNRSIHETKSEAVRAATGTRQDAGVWLTLQAHDAPALIDFLVGTVGFRRTAVYQDGEIVEHAQLDWPEGGGVMLGSYRPDSPVTLRPGTAGAYVVTDHVDALYRRLADAGVRITREIQDRPYGSRGFTVEDPEGNAWAFGTYRGEPA